Proteins found in one Pectobacterium atrosepticum genomic segment:
- a CDS encoding nucleoside-specific channel-forming protein Tsx: MKKTFAAGALLALSCSMPALADDNKAEYLSDWWHQSINVVGSAHTRFGPQLSSTTYLEYEAFARKDWFDFYGYADVPKFFGGDPDSRGIWDKGSPLFVEIEPRFSIDKLTGADLSFGPFKEWYIANNVIYDQGRNSGSRQSTWYMGLGTDIDTGTDLSLSLNGYAKYQWQNYGAANENEWDGYRVKVKYSYPLGSLMGGNVSYISFTNFDFGSELRDKSNSSRTNNSIASSHILALGYDHWHYSFVARYFHNGGQWADGAELNFGKGPFEVKSTGWGYYLVVGYNF; this comes from the coding sequence ATGAAAAAAACTTTCGCCGCAGGTGCCTTGCTCGCACTGTCATGCTCAATGCCAGCCCTTGCTGACGACAATAAAGCCGAATACCTGTCCGACTGGTGGCATCAGAGCATTAACGTCGTCGGCAGCGCCCACACGCGCTTCGGACCGCAGTTGAGCAGCACGACCTACCTGGAATACGAAGCATTTGCGCGTAAAGACTGGTTCGATTTCTACGGCTACGCCGATGTGCCTAAATTTTTCGGTGGTGATCCCGACAGCCGCGGCATTTGGGACAAAGGCTCTCCGCTGTTTGTCGAGATCGAACCGCGCTTCTCTATTGATAAACTGACGGGAGCTGACCTCAGCTTTGGTCCGTTTAAAGAATGGTACATCGCCAATAACGTTATCTACGATCAGGGCCGCAATAGTGGTTCACGCCAGAGCACCTGGTACATGGGCTTAGGCACCGATATTGATACCGGCACCGATCTGTCTCTCTCATTGAACGGTTATGCCAAATACCAATGGCAGAACTACGGCGCAGCGAACGAAAATGAGTGGGATGGCTACCGCGTAAAAGTGAAATACTCTTACCCGCTGGGCTCTCTGATGGGCGGTAACGTCTCTTATATCAGCTTCACCAATTTCGATTTCGGTTCAGAACTGCGTGATAAATCGAATTCAAGCCGCACTAACAACTCCATTGCCTCCAGCCATATTTTGGCGCTGGGCTACGACCACTGGCACTACTCTTTCGTCGCACGTTATTTCCACAATGGCGGCCAATGGGCTGATGGCGCAGAACTCAATTTCGGCAAAGGCCCGTTTGAAGTGAAATCTACCGGCTGGGGCTACTACCTGGTCGTCGGTTACAACTTCTAA
- the pdhR gene encoding pyruvate dehydrogenase complex transcriptional repressor PdhR, producing MAYSKIRQPKLSDVIEQQLEFLILEGTLRPGEKLPPERELAKQFDVSRPSLREAIQRLEAKGLLLRRQGGGTFVQANLWQSVSDPLAELLSTHPESQFDLLETRHALEGIAAYYAALRGTESDLQRIRDCHAVIEKAREAGDLDAESEAVMQYQVAVTEATHNVVLLHLVRCMGPMLEQNVRQNFELLYLSREVLAQVSVHRASIFEAIVAREPEKAREASHRHLAFIEEVLLDLNREHSRRERSLRRLQQRRD from the coding sequence ATGGCATACAGCAAGATCCGTCAGCCCAAACTGTCAGATGTGATTGAACAGCAGCTGGAGTTTCTGATCCTTGAGGGAACCTTGCGCCCCGGCGAGAAGCTCCCACCGGAGCGCGAACTGGCAAAACAGTTCGATGTTTCCCGCCCTTCTCTGAGAGAAGCCATTCAACGCCTGGAAGCCAAAGGTCTCCTTTTGCGCCGTCAGGGTGGTGGTACCTTCGTTCAAGCCAATCTATGGCAAAGTGTCAGCGATCCGCTGGCAGAATTACTGAGCACACATCCCGAATCACAGTTCGATCTTCTGGAAACGCGTCATGCGCTGGAAGGCATTGCTGCCTACTATGCTGCGTTGCGTGGCACAGAGTCGGATCTGCAACGTATCCGGGATTGTCATGCCGTGATTGAGAAGGCGAGGGAAGCGGGCGATCTGGACGCCGAGTCAGAAGCCGTTATGCAGTATCAGGTTGCTGTAACAGAAGCCACGCATAATGTGGTTTTGCTGCATTTGGTGCGCTGTATGGGGCCGATGCTCGAACAGAACGTGAGGCAGAATTTTGAATTGCTTTATTTGAGCCGTGAAGTGCTGGCTCAGGTGAGCGTTCATCGCGCCAGCATTTTTGAGGCTATTGTTGCCCGTGAGCCAGAAAAGGCGCGCGAAGCATCACATCGCCATCTGGCGTTTATTGAGGAAGTATTGCTGGATCTTAACCGGGAACATAGTCGGCGCGAGAGATCGCTGCGTCGGCTCCAGCAACGCAGGGATTGA
- a CDS encoding amino acid permease encodes MDNQQTDGTLKRGLKNRHIQLIALGGAVGTGLFLGIAQTIKMAGPSVLLGYAIGGLIAFLIMRQLGEMVVEEPVAGSFSHFAYKYWGDFAGFASGWNYWVLYVLVAMAELSAVGIYVQYWWPDIPTWVSAAVFFLLINAINLANVKVYGEMEFWFAIIKVAAIIGMIAFGGWLLISGTGGPEATVTNLWAQGGFFPNGGLGLVMAMAVIMFSFGGLELVGITAAEADDPEKSIPRATNQVIYRILIFYIGSLAILLSLYPWGKVVEGGSPFVMIFHELNSNVVATILNVVVLTAALSVYNSCVYCNSRMLFGLAKQGNGPKVLETIDSRGVPVVAIGISALATALCVLINYLIPGKAFELLMALVVSALVINWAMISLAHLKFRAQKDKEGTVTKFKALLYPLGNYICLLFLAGILVIMFLTPGIQISVMLIPVWLIILGVGYFIKKKNQAK; translated from the coding sequence ATGGATAATCAACAAACGGACGGCACGCTAAAGCGTGGTTTAAAAAACCGTCATATTCAGTTGATTGCCTTGGGTGGCGCGGTAGGTACTGGCCTCTTTCTGGGTATTGCGCAAACAATTAAAATGGCTGGGCCATCGGTCCTGTTAGGCTATGCAATTGGCGGCCTGATCGCGTTTCTCATTATGCGCCAACTGGGTGAGATGGTGGTGGAAGAGCCGGTAGCCGGATCGTTCAGCCACTTTGCTTATAAATATTGGGGCGATTTCGCTGGTTTTGCATCTGGATGGAATTACTGGGTGTTGTATGTTCTGGTCGCCATGGCCGAACTCAGCGCCGTAGGGATTTACGTTCAGTACTGGTGGCCAGACATTCCGACTTGGGTGTCCGCCGCCGTCTTCTTCCTGCTGATTAACGCCATCAATCTGGCGAACGTCAAAGTCTACGGTGAGATGGAGTTCTGGTTTGCCATCATCAAAGTCGCAGCGATTATTGGCATGATCGCCTTTGGTGGCTGGCTGCTAATCAGTGGTACAGGCGGGCCGGAAGCAACCGTAACCAATCTGTGGGCGCAGGGCGGATTCTTCCCCAATGGCGGGCTAGGTCTGGTTATGGCAATGGCCGTTATCATGTTCTCATTTGGTGGCCTCGAACTGGTCGGGATTACCGCAGCAGAAGCGGATGACCCAGAGAAAAGCATTCCGCGCGCCACCAATCAAGTTATCTACCGTATTCTGATTTTCTACATCGGTTCACTCGCTATCCTGCTGTCACTTTACCCATGGGGCAAAGTGGTGGAAGGCGGTAGTCCGTTCGTCATGATCTTCCATGAGCTGAACAGCAACGTCGTGGCGACAATACTGAACGTCGTGGTACTGACCGCAGCGCTATCGGTGTACAACAGCTGTGTTTATTGCAACAGCCGCATGCTGTTCGGGCTGGCGAAACAGGGGAATGGACCGAAAGTACTGGAAACCATCGATAGCCGTGGCGTTCCCGTTGTTGCTATCGGTATCTCTGCGCTGGCGACGGCGCTCTGTGTACTGATCAACTACCTTATTCCCGGCAAAGCGTTCGAGCTATTAATGGCACTGGTTGTGTCTGCTCTCGTGATTAACTGGGCGATGATCAGCTTAGCGCACCTGAAATTCCGTGCGCAGAAGGATAAAGAAGGCACAGTGACCAAGTTTAAAGCGCTGCTTTATCCGCTGGGTAACTACATTTGCCTGCTGTTCCTGGCGGGTATACTGGTCATCATGTTCCTGACGCCGGGCATTCAGATTTCCGTCATGCTGATTCCAGTCTGGCTGATTATTCTGGGCGTGGGCTACTTCATCAAAAAGAAAAATCAGGCGAAGTAA
- a CDS encoding alpha-N-arabinofuranosidase: MMNPHQWPNPLIEQRADPFILRHTDGQYYFIASVPEYNRLEIRRASSLEALPHATPVTIWRKHEHGPLSALIWAPELHVIDGKWYIYFAAAPTEEIKEGLFQHRMFVLECADSDPLTGHWVEKGRIYTQFDTFSLDATHFEHRGKRYYLWAQKDPAIAGNSNLYLAEMENPWTLKGTPVMLSKPELPWEVIGFKVNEGPAVIKHGERLFITYSASATDENYCIGLLWANADSDLLNPTSWHKSQQPVFTTSWENRQFGPGHNSFTQTETGEDVLVYHARNYTEIEGDPLYDPNRHTRIKTFSWDRNGMPAFGEPPADRQ, translated from the coding sequence ATGATGAACCCACATCAATGGCCTAACCCACTGATTGAGCAACGGGCAGACCCTTTTATTCTTCGTCATACAGATGGTCAGTACTATTTTATTGCCTCAGTCCCCGAATACAATCGGCTCGAAATTCGTCGGGCCAGCTCGCTGGAAGCACTTCCCCACGCTACCCCGGTGACGATCTGGCGCAAGCATGAACACGGCCCCTTAAGCGCACTGATTTGGGCACCGGAACTGCATGTAATTGATGGCAAATGGTATATCTATTTCGCCGCAGCACCGACGGAGGAAATCAAGGAGGGGTTATTCCAGCACCGCATGTTTGTATTGGAATGTGCAGACAGCGATCCACTTACAGGCCACTGGGTTGAAAAAGGCCGGATTTACACGCAATTCGATACCTTCTCACTGGATGCCACGCACTTTGAACATCGTGGAAAGCGCTACTATCTGTGGGCGCAAAAAGATCCCGCCATTGCGGGCAACTCGAATCTGTATCTGGCGGAAATGGAAAACCCGTGGACGCTGAAAGGCACGCCCGTCATGTTGAGCAAACCGGAACTGCCGTGGGAAGTGATAGGTTTTAAAGTCAACGAAGGCCCCGCCGTCATTAAGCACGGCGAACGCCTCTTTATCACCTATTCAGCCAGTGCCACCGATGAAAATTACTGTATCGGCTTACTGTGGGCGAATGCGGATAGCGATCTGTTGAACCCGACAAGCTGGCATAAATCGCAGCAGCCGGTCTTTACCACCAGTTGGGAAAACCGGCAATTTGGGCCGGGGCATAATAGCTTTACCCAAACAGAAACGGGCGAGGATGTGCTGGTTTACCATGCCCGCAATTACACAGAGATCGAAGGCGATCCGCTGTATGACCCGAACCGCCACACCCGGATTAAAACATTCAGCTGGGATCGTAACGGCATGCCGGCGTTCGGTGAACCTCCCGCAGACAGGCAATAA
- the ampE gene encoding beta-lactamase regulator AmpE has translation MTLFTLLLTLAWERLFKQGEHWQIDHRLEVIFRHVSPPSLFQTLFLTLCSMGVVAALLWLTSGILFGLISLLLWIVISLMCIGAGEIRQHYRRYLQAAQRGESDASREMAAELALIHGLPVGTSESEQLKELQNALLWINFRFYLAPLFWFVVAGPYGPITLMGYAFLRARQSWLARHHTPLERAQSGVDSLLHWLDWIPARLAGAAYALLGHGEKALPAWFASLGDARSSQYWVLTQLAQFSLARESHIEPVETPKAAVTLAKKVTLALVVVVALLTIYGALV, from the coding sequence ATGACGCTGTTTACACTGTTGCTTACGCTGGCATGGGAACGGTTGTTCAAACAGGGAGAGCACTGGCAGATCGATCACCGGCTTGAGGTGATATTTCGGCATGTTTCGCCTCCGTCTTTATTTCAAACGCTGTTCCTGACGCTGTGTAGTATGGGCGTGGTGGCTGCTCTGCTGTGGCTAACGAGCGGTATTCTGTTTGGCTTGATTTCTCTTTTGCTGTGGATCGTCATCAGCCTAATGTGCATTGGCGCGGGTGAAATTCGTCAGCACTATCGGCGTTATTTGCAGGCGGCGCAGCGCGGCGAGTCGGACGCCAGCCGTGAAATGGCGGCTGAACTGGCGTTGATTCACGGTCTGCCAGTGGGCACGAGCGAAAGTGAGCAATTGAAAGAACTGCAAAATGCATTGCTGTGGATAAACTTCCGGTTCTATTTAGCCCCGCTATTCTGGTTCGTCGTAGCTGGGCCTTACGGGCCGATTACGCTGATGGGATACGCATTTTTACGTGCCAGACAGAGTTGGCTGGCACGGCACCACACGCCGCTGGAACGCGCACAGTCCGGTGTTGATAGTTTGCTGCATTGGCTTGACTGGATTCCCGCTCGTTTGGCTGGTGCTGCTTACGCTTTGCTGGGCCACGGCGAAAAAGCGCTGCCAGCTTGGTTCGCATCGCTGGGGGATGCCCGCAGCTCGCAATACTGGGTGTTAACTCAGTTGGCTCAATTTTCTCTGGCGCGTGAATCCCACATTGAGCCTGTAGAAACGCCCAAAGCTGCTGTAACGCTGGCGAAAAAGGTGACGTTGGCGCTGGTGGTCGTGGTCGCACTCCTGACGATATACGGTGCGCTGGTCTGA
- a CDS encoding MFS transporter has product MKNNALSVKEKIGYGMGDAGCNMIGGAIMLFLSYFYTDIYGLSPALVGTLLLSIRVIDAVTDPIMGAIADRTQSRWGRFRPYLLWVCVPYVLFSVLMFTTPDWSYNGKVIYAFVTYFLMSLTYTAINIPYCSLGGVITADPHERVSCQSYRFIMVGIATLILSSTLLPMVEWFGGEDKARGYQMSMGVMAIIALFMFLFCFATVQERIKPAIPTNDALKADLRDVWKNDQWPRILLLTLCNVCPGFIRMAATMYYVTWVMEKSVSFASLFISLGVVGMMFGSALAKPLTDRFCKLKVFFWVNIALAIFSSAFYFFNPHLTSFILVMYFLLNILHQIPSPLHWSLMADVDDYGEWKTGKRITGISFSGNLFFLKVGLAIAGAMVGFLLSYYGYDANAKQQNAEAMNGIIMLFTIIPGVGYLITAGIVRLLKVDRQLMQQIQIDLEKRRNNYRELSDSHGGPALNVKTGGKNDEPTSMA; this is encoded by the coding sequence ATGAAGAACAACGCACTGTCAGTTAAAGAAAAGATCGGCTACGGAATGGGTGACGCAGGATGCAACATGATTGGCGGAGCCATCATGCTATTTCTGAGCTATTTCTACACGGATATCTATGGGCTATCGCCCGCCTTGGTCGGCACCCTGCTACTCTCCATCCGCGTTATCGATGCCGTCACGGATCCGATTATGGGCGCGATCGCCGATCGAACCCAAAGTCGATGGGGTCGCTTTCGGCCTTACCTGCTTTGGGTTTGCGTACCCTACGTTCTGTTCAGCGTACTCATGTTTACCACACCGGACTGGAGCTACAACGGCAAAGTCATCTATGCCTTCGTCACCTATTTCCTGATGTCGCTGACCTACACCGCGATCAACATCCCTTACTGCTCGCTGGGTGGCGTGATCACCGCGGACCCGCATGAGCGGGTTTCCTGTCAATCATACCGCTTCATTATGGTCGGTATCGCCACGCTCATTCTCTCCTCAACGTTACTGCCAATGGTCGAGTGGTTCGGCGGTGAGGACAAAGCACGCGGCTACCAAATGTCGATGGGCGTAATGGCGATTATTGCCTTATTCATGTTTCTGTTTTGCTTTGCCACGGTTCAGGAACGGATCAAACCTGCCATCCCTACCAATGATGCACTGAAAGCGGATCTGAGAGACGTCTGGAAAAACGACCAATGGCCGCGGATCCTGCTGTTAACCTTGTGCAACGTCTGCCCCGGATTTATTCGCATGGCGGCCACGATGTACTACGTCACCTGGGTGATGGAAAAATCAGTCTCATTCGCCAGCCTGTTTATCAGTCTCGGCGTAGTCGGCATGATGTTCGGCAGCGCGTTAGCAAAGCCGCTTACCGACCGTTTCTGCAAGCTGAAAGTGTTTTTCTGGGTCAACATCGCACTGGCGATCTTTTCCAGCGCCTTCTATTTCTTCAACCCTCATCTCACCAGTTTTATTCTGGTGATGTACTTCCTGCTGAATATCCTGCATCAGATCCCTTCACCGCTCCACTGGTCTCTGATGGCTGATGTGGATGACTATGGCGAGTGGAAAACGGGCAAGCGCATCACGGGGATTAGTTTCTCAGGCAATCTGTTCTTCCTGAAAGTCGGGCTGGCGATTGCGGGGGCCATGGTGGGCTTCCTACTGTCCTACTATGGCTATGATGCCAATGCCAAACAGCAAAATGCAGAGGCAATGAATGGCATCATTATGTTGTTCACCATCATTCCCGGCGTAGGTTATTTGATCACCGCAGGCATTGTGCGTTTACTGAAAGTCGATCGCCAGCTCATGCAACAAATACAAATTGATCTGGAAAAGCGCCGTAATAACTATCGAGAACTGAGCGATAGCCACGGCGGTCCGGCACTCAACGTAAAAACAGGAGGAAAGAATGATGAACCCACATCAATGGCCTAA
- the ampD gene encoding 1,6-anhydro-N-acetylmuramyl-L-alanine amidase AmpD encodes MLLENGWLSDITHTPSPHYDGRPNNEVPSLLVIHNISLPPGEFGGPYIDQLFTATLDPTAHPYFADISHLRVAAHCLIRRDGQTTQYVSFDERAWHAGVSVFEGRERCNDFSIGIELEGTDTLPFTTEQYHALAAITHLLMRDYPITPSRITGHSDIAPGRKTDPGPAFDWDGYHRLLQENWTENKGSLDQ; translated from the coding sequence ATGCTTTTGGAAAATGGCTGGTTATCCGACATTACACACACGCCTTCGCCGCATTATGATGGTCGCCCAAATAATGAGGTGCCTTCCTTACTGGTGATTCACAATATCAGTCTGCCGCCCGGTGAGTTTGGTGGCCCGTATATTGATCAACTGTTTACCGCTACCTTGGATCCTACGGCGCATCCCTATTTCGCCGATATTTCCCATTTACGCGTAGCAGCCCACTGCCTGATCCGCCGCGACGGACAAACCACACAGTATGTGTCTTTCGATGAGCGTGCTTGGCATGCTGGTGTCTCGGTGTTTGAAGGACGTGAACGCTGCAATGATTTCTCTATTGGTATCGAGCTGGAAGGCACAGATACGCTGCCTTTTACCACGGAGCAATATCACGCTTTGGCTGCGATTACGCACCTATTAATGCGGGATTATCCCATCACGCCGTCGCGAATTACCGGGCATAGCGATATCGCTCCAGGCCGTAAAACCGACCCCGGCCCTGCATTTGACTGGGACGGCTATCATCGTTTGCTACAAGAAAACTGGACAGAGAACAAAGGGAGCCTAGACCAATGA
- a CDS encoding carboxylating nicotinate-nucleotide diphosphorylase codes for MSTRRYSQEQRQKTLLARIAQDIPTSVQLALREDLGGIVDANQDITALLLPDNEIVSARIITREAGIFCGTRWLEEVFSQLGNTTTIVWHVADGETITPNQTLCDITGPAKQLLTGERTALNFLQTLSGVATETSRYVAVLQGTRTRLLDTRKTLPGLRTALKYAVSCGGGDNHRLGLSDAFLIKENHIIAAGSIKNAVEKAQSLRGDVPVEVEVESLDELQQALEAGADIIMLDNFSLDNIREAVSLTQGHALLEISGNVTLDTLRGYAETGVDYISVGALTKHVQAMDLSMRFI; via the coding sequence ATGTCAACGCGTCGCTACAGTCAGGAACAACGCCAAAAAACCTTGCTTGCTCGTATTGCACAAGATATCCCTACCAGCGTGCAACTGGCCTTACGTGAAGATTTAGGTGGCATCGTCGATGCTAACCAAGACATTACCGCGCTTCTGCTACCCGATAACGAGATCGTCAGCGCACGCATTATCACGCGTGAAGCGGGTATATTCTGCGGTACGCGCTGGCTTGAGGAAGTCTTTTCTCAATTGGGCAACACGACAACGATCGTCTGGCACGTCGCCGATGGCGAAACCATCACCCCCAACCAAACGCTGTGTGACATCACAGGGCCAGCCAAACAGCTTCTGACGGGCGAACGCACGGCGCTAAATTTCCTGCAAACGCTATCCGGCGTCGCAACCGAAACCAGCCGCTATGTTGCAGTACTACAAGGAACACGCACCCGGCTGCTAGATACGCGCAAGACGCTACCGGGGCTGCGAACTGCACTGAAATACGCCGTATCATGCGGCGGCGGAGACAACCATCGGCTTGGTTTATCCGATGCCTTCCTGATCAAGGAAAACCATATCATCGCCGCGGGCTCAATCAAAAATGCGGTAGAAAAAGCACAGTCTTTACGCGGCGATGTTCCGGTAGAAGTTGAAGTCGAGTCGCTGGATGAATTACAGCAGGCGCTAGAAGCGGGTGCAGATATCATCATGTTGGATAATTTTAGTCTGGATAACATCCGGGAAGCCGTGAGCTTAACGCAAGGCCATGCGCTGCTGGAGATATCCGGCAATGTCACCCTAGACACGCTGCGTGGCTATGCGGAAACCGGCGTGGACTATATCTCAGTGGGGGCGTTAACCAAGCACGTGCAGGCAATGGACTTATCCATGCGCTTTATCTAA
- the aceE gene encoding pyruvate dehydrogenase (acetyl-transferring), homodimeric type, translating to MSDRLNNDVDPIETRDWLQAIESVIREEGVERAQFLIDQVLSEARKGGVSVAAGLAARQYVNTIAVEDEPEYPGDLDLESRIRSAIRWNAIMTVSRASKKDLDLGGHMASFQSSATFYEVCFNHFFRARNAQDGGDLVYFQGHISPGVYARAFLEGRLTEDQMNNFRQEVHGKGLSSYPHPKLMPEFWQFPTVSMGLGPIGSIYQAKFLKYLEHRGLKDTSKQTVYAFLGDGEMDEPESKGAITIATREKLDNLVFVINCNLQRLDGPVTGNGKIINELEGIFSGAGWDVIKVIWGGRWDELLRKDTSGKLIQLMNETVDGDYQTFKSKNGAYVREHFFGKYPETAALVKDWTDDQIWALNRGGHDPKKVYAALKKAQATKGKPTVILAHTIKGYGMGDAAEGKNIAHQVKKINMEGVRYFRDRFNVPVSDENIEKLPYITFDKDSAEYKYLHERRQALEGYLPTRQPNFSEKLELPTLEDFRTLLEEQNKEISTTIAFVRALNVMLKNPSIKDRLVPIIADEARTFGMEGLFRQIGIYSPNGQQYTPQDREQVAYYKEDEKGQILQEGINELGAGSSWLAAATSYSTNDLPMIPFYIYYSMFGFQRIGDLCWAAGDQQARGFLIGGTSGRTTLNGEGLQHEDGHSHIQSLTIPNCISYDPSYAYEVAVIMHDGLNRMYGEAQENIYYYITTLNENYHMPAMPQGAEEGIRKGIYKLETVEGSKGKVQLLGSGSILRHVREAAQILAKDYGIGSDVFSVTSFTELAREGQDCERWNMLHPTETPRVPYVAQVLSDAPAVASTDYMKLFAEQIRNFIPASDYRVLGTDGFGRSDSRENLRHHFEVDASYVVVAALGELAKRGEIDKKVVADAITKFNIDADKVNPRLA from the coding sequence ATGTCAGATCGTTTAAATAATGACGTGGATCCGATCGAAACCCGCGACTGGCTGCAGGCGATCGAATCGGTCATCCGTGAAGAGGGTGTTGAGCGCGCTCAGTTCCTGATAGATCAGGTCTTGAGTGAAGCACGTAAAGGCGGCGTAAGTGTTGCTGCTGGTCTGGCTGCGCGTCAATACGTCAACACCATCGCTGTGGAAGACGAACCGGAATACCCAGGTGATCTGGATCTGGAAAGCCGTATTCGCTCAGCGATTCGCTGGAACGCGATCATGACTGTGTCGCGTGCCTCGAAAAAAGATCTGGATCTGGGCGGCCACATGGCTTCTTTCCAGTCTTCCGCCACATTCTACGAAGTGTGCTTCAACCACTTCTTCCGTGCTCGCAATGCGCAGGACGGCGGCGACCTGGTCTACTTCCAGGGCCACATTTCTCCGGGCGTTTACGCTCGTGCCTTCCTTGAAGGCCGTCTGACTGAAGATCAGATGAACAACTTCCGTCAGGAAGTTCACGGTAAAGGTCTGTCTTCTTATCCGCATCCTAAACTGATGCCGGAATTCTGGCAGTTCCCGACCGTTTCTATGGGTCTGGGCCCGATTGGCTCGATCTACCAGGCTAAATTCCTGAAATATCTGGAACACCGCGGCCTGAAAGACACCTCTAAGCAAACCGTTTATGCCTTCCTGGGCGACGGTGAAATGGATGAACCAGAATCCAAAGGTGCGATCACCATCGCGACCCGTGAAAAACTGGACAACCTGGTCTTCGTTATCAACTGTAACCTGCAACGTCTGGATGGCCCAGTTACCGGTAATGGCAAAATCATTAACGAACTGGAAGGCATCTTCAGCGGTGCTGGCTGGGATGTTATCAAGGTTATCTGGGGCGGACGTTGGGACGAACTGCTGCGTAAAGACACCAGCGGTAAACTGATCCAACTGATGAACGAAACCGTTGACGGTGACTACCAGACTTTCAAATCCAAAAATGGTGCCTATGTGCGTGAGCACTTCTTCGGTAAATATCCGGAGACGGCTGCACTGGTTAAAGACTGGACCGACGATCAAATTTGGGCACTGAACCGTGGTGGTCACGATCCGAAGAAAGTCTACGCTGCACTGAAAAAAGCGCAGGCGACCAAGGGCAAACCTACAGTTATTCTGGCGCATACCATTAAAGGTTATGGTATGGGCGACGCGGCTGAAGGTAAAAACATCGCTCACCAGGTTAAGAAAATTAACATGGAAGGCGTGCGTTACTTCCGCGATCGTTTCAACGTGCCAGTTAGCGATGAAAACATCGAAAAACTGCCGTACATCACCTTTGATAAAGATTCTGCAGAGTACAAATACCTGCACGAGCGTCGTCAGGCACTGGAAGGCTACCTGCCAACCCGTCAGCCTAACTTCAGCGAAAAGCTGGAACTGCCAACGCTGGAAGATTTCCGCACGCTGCTGGAAGAGCAGAATAAAGAAATCTCCACCACGATCGCTTTCGTTCGTGCTCTGAACGTGATGCTGAAGAACCCGTCTATCAAAGATCGTCTGGTTCCAATCATCGCCGATGAAGCGCGTACCTTCGGTATGGAAGGTCTGTTCCGTCAGATCGGTATTTACAGCCCGAACGGTCAGCAGTACACCCCGCAGGACCGTGAGCAGGTTGCTTACTACAAAGAAGACGAAAAAGGTCAGATCCTGCAAGAAGGGATCAACGAACTGGGCGCAGGTTCTTCCTGGCTGGCGGCGGCAACGTCTTACAGCACCAACGATCTGCCAATGATCCCGTTCTACATCTACTACTCCATGTTCGGTTTCCAACGTATCGGCGATCTGTGCTGGGCAGCGGGTGACCAACAGGCGCGTGGCTTCCTGATCGGTGGTACTTCTGGTCGTACAACGCTGAACGGCGAAGGTCTGCAGCACGAAGATGGTCACAGCCACATTCAGTCTCTGACTATCCCGAACTGTATTTCTTACGATCCGTCCTACGCTTATGAAGTGGCTGTCATCATGCATGACGGTCTGAACCGTATGTACGGTGAAGCGCAAGAAAACATTTACTACTACATCACCACGCTGAACGAAAACTACCACATGCCTGCGATGCCGCAGGGTGCGGAAGAAGGTATCCGTAAGGGTATCTACAAGCTGGAAACGGTTGAGGGTAGCAAAGGTAAAGTTCAGCTGCTGGGCTCTGGTTCTATCCTGCGTCACGTTCGTGAAGCGGCTCAGATTCTGGCGAAAGACTACGGCATCGGTTCTGACGTATTCAGCGTAACCTCCTTCACTGAACTGGCACGTGAAGGCCAGGATTGTGAGCGTTGGAACATGCTGCATCCGACCGAAACGCCGCGCGTACCTTACGTGGCTCAGGTACTGAGCGATGCGCCAGCGGTTGCATCTACTGACTACATGAAGCTGTTTGCTGAGCAAATCCGTAACTTCATCCCGGCGAGCGATTACCGCGTACTGGGTACTGACGGTTTCGGTCGTTCTGACAGCCGTGAGAACCTGCGTCACCACTTCGAAGTGGATGCGTCTTACGTCGTGGTTGCGGCTCTGGGTGAACTGGCTAAACGCGGTGAAATCGATAAGAAAGTGGTTGCAGATGCCATCACTAAATTCAACATCGATGCAGATAAAGTTAACCCGCGTCTGGCATAA